A genomic window from Sphingobacterium spiritivorum includes:
- a CDS encoding retropepsin-like aspartic protease, with protein MTIIPFTLLNLQGDGYHIVLEVEIFDRSFNMVLDTGASKTVLDKTTVISSGLAEQDLQSTDILSTGLGTNSMESFILHLPKIQIREWEIKKVDVAVLDLSSINYAYEQMGIEPVIGVLGGDILTRYGAVIDYNKHTVRLRSRPVRKS; from the coding sequence ATGACTATTATTCCTTTCACGCTACTGAATCTTCAAGGTGATGGCTACCATATTGTCCTTGAAGTCGAAATATTTGACAGATCATTCAATATGGTTTTGGATACAGGTGCTTCCAAAACCGTATTGGACAAGACTACAGTGATCTCATCCGGTCTGGCTGAACAGGATCTGCAAAGCACTGATATTCTCTCTACCGGACTTGGAACCAATTCCATGGAAAGTTTTATCCTCCACCTGCCTAAAATACAAATCAGGGAATGGGAAATTAAAAAGGTAGATGTAGCGGTATTAGATCTGAGTTCGATCAACTATGCATACGAACAAATGGGCATTGAACCGGTAATAGGCGTATTAGGTGGTGATATTCTAACCCGCTACGGTGCGGTAATAGATTACAACAAACATACGGTCAGACTCAGGAGTCGCCCCGTTCGTAAAAGCTGA
- the fsa gene encoding fructose-6-phosphate aldolase, with protein sequence MKFFIDTANLDQIKEAQDLGVLDGVTTNPSLMAKEGISGDENVINHYKAICAIVEGDVSAEVISTDYENMIKEGEALAALDDKIVVKVPMIKDGIKAIKYFSKKGIKTNCTLVFSAGQALLAAKAGATYVSPFIGRLDDISTDGLALIEDIRLIYDNYGFKTQILAASVRHSAHILGCAKIGADVMTGPLSAIVSLLKHPLTDSGLAQFLADHAKAAGK encoded by the coding sequence ATGAAATTTTTTATTGATACCGCTAACTTAGATCAGATAAAAGAAGCACAGGACCTAGGCGTATTAGACGGCGTAACGACTAACCCTAGTCTGATGGCTAAAGAAGGCATCAGTGGTGACGAAAACGTAATCAACCATTACAAAGCTATCTGTGCTATTGTTGAAGGCGATGTAAGTGCTGAAGTAATCTCTACCGATTATGAAAACATGATCAAAGAAGGAGAAGCATTAGCGGCGCTGGATGACAAGATTGTGGTAAAGGTACCTATGATCAAAGATGGTATCAAAGCAATCAAATATTTCAGTAAAAAAGGTATCAAAACCAACTGTACTTTGGTGTTCTCAGCAGGTCAGGCCTTGTTGGCTGCCAAAGCCGGAGCGACTTATGTATCTCCTTTTATCGGAAGATTAGATGACATTTCGACAGACGGATTAGCCCTGATCGAAGACATTCGTCTGATCTACGACAACTATGGTTTCAAAACACAAATCCTCGCTGCTTCCGTACGTCACAGTGCTCATATTTTGGGTTGTGCGAAGATCGGTGCAGATGTTATGACAGGTCCTTTATCAGCGATCGTATCCCTGCTAAAACACCCGTTAACAGACAGTGGTCTTGCACAGTTTCTGGCGGATCACGCTAAAGCTGCAGGGAAATAA
- a CDS encoding malate dehydrogenase — protein MKVTVVGAGAVGATTADNLVRKSVAEEIILLDIKEGFAEGKAQDISQTAALLGFDAKIKGVTNDYAQTAGSAVAVITSGIPRKPGMTREELIGTNANIVKSVVENLVKHSPDIIIVIVSNPMDTMTYLALKSSGLPKNRIIGMGGTLDSARFKYQLSEKLNASPADLNAIVIGGHGDTTMIPLIQHATWNSIPVSTFLTKEEQDDIVQKTMVGGATLTALIGTSAWYAPGAASAAVVESIVRDQNKLFTASVYLEGEFGQEDINLGVPVIINKNGWDRIVPLELSDEESQKFNASAEAVRNMNNVLKEINAL, from the coding sequence ATGAAAGTAACAGTAGTTGGTGCAGGAGCTGTTGGTGCAACCACAGCAGACAATCTGGTCAGAAAAAGTGTAGCAGAAGAAATCATCCTTCTGGACATAAAAGAAGGTTTTGCAGAAGGTAAAGCTCAGGACATCTCGCAGACTGCAGCTCTTCTGGGTTTTGACGCAAAAATAAAAGGTGTCACCAACGATTACGCGCAGACAGCAGGTTCTGCAGTAGCTGTTATCACTTCGGGTATACCCCGTAAACCGGGAATGACCCGCGAAGAACTCATCGGAACCAATGCAAACATTGTAAAATCTGTTGTAGAAAATCTGGTAAAACATTCTCCGGACATTATCATTGTTATTGTTTCCAATCCCATGGATACTATGACTTATCTGGCTCTTAAATCCAGCGGACTTCCTAAAAACCGTATTATCGGAATGGGCGGAACATTAGATTCAGCCCGCTTCAAATATCAGTTAAGCGAGAAGCTAAATGCCTCTCCAGCAGACCTGAATGCTATTGTAATAGGCGGACATGGTGACACAACCATGATCCCGCTGATTCAACATGCCACGTGGAACAGTATCCCCGTATCTACCTTTTTAACAAAAGAAGAACAGGACGATATTGTACAAAAAACAATGGTCGGCGGTGCTACTCTGACAGCTTTGATCGGTACATCTGCCTGGTATGCTCCGGGAGCGGCATCTGCTGCTGTAGTAGAAAGTATCGTTCGGGATCAAAATAAACTTTTCACAGCTTCTGTCTACCTGGAAGGAGAATTCGGACAGGAAGATATCAATCTGGGTGTTCCGGTAATTATCAACAAAAATGGCTGGGATCGTATCGTTCCTTTGGAACTTTCTGATGAAGAATCTCAAAAATTCAATGCAAGTGCAGAAGCTGTACGCAATATGAACAATGTGCTGAAAGAGATTAATGCGCTATAA
- the tamL gene encoding translocation and assembly module lipoprotein TamL, translated as MKKRKGDKMQKGKLQALGFITVLLLLSSACSTKKHLPEGESLYDNGEVVINSDTIPADKKKLLSEHLEGLLMPKPNKKLLGLRIKSGLYYMGGGDSVTNNIVRKWIKGLGAKPVFLSDVNREYNENLVRNKLENIGFFNAEVTSDTTINNKEATVTYTATPNLIYRIKSVKFDIDSTSQIGKDILESKDRSLLVVGQNYSLDVILNERDRIDNELKNKGYYYFNPENLLVQVDSSIGNHKVDMYVVLKKETPEQAKHPQKIGNIYIYPNYQLSNSGYQLSNPRNAELFRDNYYIIDRKNTFRKPVIANHIFFKRGDTYNRHNHNLTINHLVNLNSFKFVKNNFVDSKDSTNTLDVYYYLTPLPKKSLRLELLGKMASVYNGSELNVTWSMRNAFRGAEQLSLNVFGGYETQTGGSVNLNSSYYRYGAELTYSLPRLLTPFKWSGTRKYIPKTYFKTGFEFLNRKAAYQLNSIKFDYGYAWKETDEKQHDLSVLEVIYVQPRNVSDDYRAQMDTVPSLRHIIDPQFSFGPNYNYTYTNTMNTALKNTFYFKGGVDLSGNILGLIQGANYAEGKRHKIFNAYYAQYIKLQADARHYFKLSETSQIASRVAIGYSYSYGNSNSLPYLKQYFVGGPNSLRAFRARAIGPGSNAPQNVGQNNFFADQTGDLKLELNTEYRAKLASIVHWAAFIDAGNVWLQNEDPDKPGGKFSKDFISELAVGAGAGLRFDFTFLILRTDFAIPLRVPYLPKGDRWVFKDIDFGSKTWRSNNLVFNLAIGYPF; from the coding sequence ATGAAGAAGAGGAAAGGAGACAAAATGCAAAAGGGTAAACTGCAGGCGCTGGGATTTATTACTGTTCTGCTGCTGCTCTCTTCGGCATGTAGCACGAAAAAGCATTTGCCGGAGGGGGAATCATTATACGATAATGGCGAGGTAGTCATTAATTCGGATACGATCCCCGCTGATAAAAAGAAGCTGTTATCTGAACATCTGGAAGGACTTCTGATGCCTAAGCCTAACAAAAAACTCTTAGGCTTACGGATTAAAAGCGGACTTTATTATATGGGAGGCGGAGATTCTGTTACCAATAATATTGTACGCAAATGGATTAAAGGTCTGGGTGCAAAACCTGTTTTTCTGAGTGATGTAAACCGGGAATATAATGAAAATCTGGTCCGCAATAAACTGGAGAATATAGGTTTCTTCAATGCAGAAGTGACGTCGGATACCACCATTAATAATAAAGAAGCTACAGTAACTTATACAGCAACTCCTAATCTGATCTACAGGATCAAGTCCGTAAAATTTGATATAGACAGCACCTCCCAGATTGGTAAGGATATTCTGGAATCGAAAGACAGATCACTGCTGGTCGTAGGCCAGAATTACAGTCTGGATGTTATTCTCAACGAGCGTGACCGTATAGACAACGAACTTAAAAATAAAGGATATTACTATTTCAATCCCGAAAACCTTCTTGTTCAGGTAGACAGCAGCATCGGAAATCATAAGGTAGATATGTATGTGGTGTTGAAAAAAGAAACACCTGAACAGGCTAAACATCCTCAAAAGATAGGCAACATCTACATATATCCTAATTACCAGCTTTCTAACAGCGGATATCAGTTGTCTAACCCCAGAAATGCTGAACTCTTCAGAGACAATTATTATATCATCGACCGAAAGAATACCTTTCGTAAACCCGTTATTGCGAATCACATCTTCTTTAAACGCGGAGACACGTATAACCGTCACAATCACAACCTGACAATCAACCATCTGGTCAATCTCAACAGTTTCAAATTTGTGAAGAACAACTTTGTAGACTCCAAAGATTCGACGAATACGCTAGATGTGTATTATTACCTGACACCGCTTCCGAAAAAGTCGCTTCGTCTGGAACTACTCGGAAAAATGGCATCCGTATATAACGGTTCCGAACTAAACGTAACCTGGAGCATGCGTAATGCCTTCAGAGGAGCTGAACAATTATCACTGAATGTATTCGGTGGGTATGAAACACAGACCGGCGGAAGCGTCAATCTGAATTCCAGTTACTACCGCTACGGAGCCGAACTGACTTATTCATTGCCCCGCCTGCTGACCCCGTTTAAATGGTCAGGAACACGCAAGTACATTCCTAAAACATATTTCAAAACAGGATTTGAATTTCTTAACAGAAAAGCAGCTTACCAGCTCAATTCCATCAAATTTGACTATGGATATGCCTGGAAGGAAACTGATGAGAAACAACATGATCTGAGCGTACTGGAGGTCATATATGTACAACCACGAAATGTATCTGACGATTATCGCGCGCAGATGGATACCGTGCCTTCACTGAGACATATTATAGATCCGCAGTTTTCATTCGGCCCCAACTATAACTATACCTACACCAATACCATGAATACGGCCTTGAAAAACACATTCTATTTCAAAGGAGGGGTGGATTTGTCGGGTAATATTCTGGGATTGATTCAGGGAGCCAATTATGCAGAAGGCAAGCGTCACAAGATCTTCAATGCATACTATGCTCAATATATCAAGCTACAGGCGGATGCCAGACATTACTTTAAATTGTCTGAAACTTCTCAGATCGCTTCCCGTGTTGCGATCGGCTATAGTTATTCCTATGGTAACTCCAATTCCCTGCCCTACCTCAAACAGTATTTTGTAGGAGGTCCCAACAGCTTAAGAGCGTTCAGAGCAAGAGCTATCGGCCCGGGTAGTAACGCACCGCAGAATGTGGGACAAAACAATTTTTTTGCAGATCAGACGGGTGATTTAAAATTAGAATTAAACACAGAGTATAGAGCTAAATTAGCCAGTATTGTTCATTGGGCAGCTTTTATCGACGCCGGAAATGTGTGGTTACAAAATGAAGATCCGGACAAACCGGGAGGTAAGTTTTCAAAAGACTTTATCAGTGAACTGGCGGTAGGTGCAGGTGCAGGTCTGCGCTTTGACTTTACCTTCCTGATCTTGCGTACGGATTTTGCAATTCCCTTGCGAGTACCATATCTACCAAAAGGAGACAGATGGGTATTCAAGGATATAGATTTCGGAAGTAAAACCTGGAGAAGTAACAATCTGGTATTCAATCTGGCTATCGGATATCCATTTTAA
- a CDS encoding MFS transporter, which yields MQLFRSLSYPNFRLHVTGQAISLLGTWMQRVAISWLVYRLTDSVFYLGLVTFISLSPSLFFSPFIGSFVDKHKKYRLVFLTQIGLMIQAGLLTLLVYMKWETVFWLSVLGFVQGVINAYDVLGRQSLMVLLVDNKKDLPNAIALNSSVFNAARMVGPAIGGFLLSKYGELVCFGLNFISFIPVIAMLMLMNVKESVSLNHKESTWRGLVEGFNYLRHSPHISSLIVLLALSSMFVIPFTSLLPAVAKDMFSGNADTFSWFESAAGLGAMLGAFNMARLKSGSNLRYGVLFSALAMGVGLVFLAGSKMLAFALIYIAVISFAMMVQNSSINTYIQTHAIPAYRARAISYYVMAFQGVFPLGSLLVGVIAEYCGLRNTLYIMGGVGVLISVAYYTYLRLHIHRRLFKFSFYERGDS from the coding sequence ATGCAGCTTTTTAGATCCTTATCATATCCCAATTTCAGACTCCACGTAACAGGCCAGGCTATCTCTCTACTGGGTACATGGATGCAGCGTGTCGCGATCAGCTGGCTGGTCTACCGTCTTACTGATTCTGTATTTTATCTGGGTCTGGTCACATTTATTTCCTTATCACCTTCCCTGTTTTTCTCTCCTTTTATCGGCAGTTTTGTAGATAAGCACAAAAAATACAGACTTGTTTTTCTGACGCAGATCGGCTTAATGATCCAGGCAGGTTTACTGACTTTGCTGGTGTACATGAAATGGGAGACTGTATTCTGGCTTAGCGTCCTGGGATTTGTACAGGGCGTGATCAATGCTTATGATGTTCTTGGCCGCCAATCGTTAATGGTGTTGTTGGTCGATAATAAAAAGGATCTGCCTAACGCTATCGCGCTTAATTCATCCGTTTTCAATGCCGCACGAATGGTAGGACCCGCAATAGGAGGCTTTTTACTCAGTAAATATGGAGAATTGGTATGTTTTGGTCTTAATTTTATCAGTTTTATCCCTGTTATTGCCATGCTGATGCTGATGAATGTTAAGGAATCTGTATCGCTTAATCATAAAGAGAGTACCTGGAGAGGACTCGTAGAAGGCTTTAATTATCTTCGGCATTCTCCTCATATTTCTTCGCTGATCGTGTTGCTGGCGCTGTCGAGTATGTTTGTTATTCCTTTCACCTCGTTATTGCCCGCTGTAGCAAAAGATATGTTTTCGGGTAATGCCGATACGTTTTCATGGTTTGAGAGTGCTGCCGGGCTCGGAGCGATGCTTGGAGCCTTTAATATGGCCAGGCTTAAGTCAGGAAGCAATCTTCGTTATGGTGTTTTATTTTCAGCACTTGCGATGGGAGTCGGGCTGGTCTTTCTCGCCGGATCTAAGATGCTGGCTTTTGCTTTAATCTATATAGCTGTTATTTCTTTTGCTATGATGGTTCAGAATTCGAGTATCAATACCTATATACAGACGCATGCTATACCGGCTTACCGTGCACGGGCTATCAGCTATTATGTAATGGCTTTTCAGGGTGTATTTCCGTTGGGTAGTTTACTGGTAGGTGTTATCGCCGAATACTGCGGACTGCGCAATACCTTGTATATAATGGGGGGAGTAGGAGTGCTGATTTCTGTAGCTTATTATACTTATCTGCGCTTGCATATTCACAGAAGGCTGTTCAAATTCAGCTTTTACGAACGGGGCGACTCCTGA
- a CDS encoding translocation/assembly module TamB domain-containing protein encodes MNKLGRIALKTFLWIVGSIIALLLLIVFLIRLPAVQNFVVGKVTNYVEGKIGTPVRIGYIKIGFPKDLVLENVYLADQTKDTLVSAEELKVDIDMFKLLKNTVEIQEISLKGATAKISRSLPDSAFNFDYIVKAFSSEKESTATADTTSAMVFNIEKVNFDKIRFIYKDDVIGTRAEINLGHFDTRIKTFDLTKNMTFDMPVVNIDGLTAIVNQWSPMTDTNRPKAEDFGITDPSVKEASLLPNVGIKTANLKNIDVRYSDSSSAMDTRFNINDLVASIHEIDLNKEIVTLDNIKLDGSDSKVLFGKINKKPEVKTTKDSTAATSSNNWIVSANEIVINKTNFLFKDDNQARMKGFDYGNIKIQGLSGDLKDLFYSADSLSGSLSMLKAKDHSGFEIKQLSGDFVYTNTGAIIKNLYAETPNTLLRDYIKISYPSLDIISTQPEKLTLEANIRKSRVGMKDIRYFAPFLDTMQVMKPLMTKTFFIDGRVKGRMNDLQIPTLEFKTLNRTHIIASAHITGLPDPEKMNIDLRLKKLTTGRRDLEQLIAKSMLPDSIQLPNSIGLTGTFKGGMKGFDADLKLKTEQGNASFDGKLNMAGRDTSYDARVRIEDFNLGHLLKMDSTLGILAFDADVKGHGLNPKTMQADVKGKLLRLDAMGYRYQNIDLDLLANKGDIGATISSSDPNLDLHMNANADMRGKYPKVNMEMMIDSINFKNLKLMTEDLRYHGKIVADFETADLNFLNGRIDIVNSSIAYNNDRFVLDSVSMIAKADTSRNMLTLQSEFLKAHLVGKYQLTELGSAMQDILRVYYQPNANPTKIPPYSPQNFEFSAQLNNSRFIRDFFPDLEELRPVTLDGTFDSQTKSILAKLVAPKVIYGGTKIENVSLDINTVDSTMYYSTLINKIAISNVELINTVLSGKVIKNNLDFGLWIKDKQEKEQYYLGAQMKVNDDNYILSLLENGLMLNYETWNINQNNSLSFGKAGIRAQDFILTNKGQELKIVSQDSSLNSPINLSFNNFRIETFSQMLESEALNLGGGINGSATISRLESKPVFVSDLTIDKFYFGKDTVGNIAIKVNNEKENTYAADVSITENGNNVRLLGEYISPPDGKSTFQATLDLKPLKMKTVEAFSLGYLQNTEGNLEGTLNISGTTADPSIKGDLVFQDARLNITMLNADFYMDDQTISFNDQGLAFKEFNIKDKRGNTARINGSILTKDYTDFDFNLNLNTNDFTVVNSTREDNDLFYGKLFVTSNLRIRGDMHKPVVDGNIKANDKTDFVFIVPNDNPGMVQRDGVVEFVNKSDTSAANIFAKLDSMTTTSHLSGIDLTLNLQTDKEAKFKIIMDEGSKDALNIQGTAELNMGIDASEKITMSGTFTVEKGDYSFSFGPLSKEFGFEKGSTITWNGDPLDAQLAITALYTNKFPTLELVQNQIGTESANLYKQRIPFAVKLLLTGELFKPNINFDIDLDEKNAIVSQDVVSKVNIALTALREDQSELNKQVFSLIILGRFMASNPFESLSGGGGVEGTARNTMSSFLSGQLNALASDLIKGVELDFGLESSQDYLTGSGNTRTDLNIGVSKMLFDDRLKITIGSNFEVEGSSRPGEQANNIAGDISLDYQLSQDGRYFARVYRKNQYQATLQGQFVETGIGFIINMDYNKFREIFMNTKQLQNYYDTESKGFRRRFDVERMDKDSVYRDSVRAVIRDSLMQNSPEYRKRQEKKLQEQQQLKKDSLDKSGKNDTNHKKTDTLKSAIRNEEEERRQNAKG; translated from the coding sequence TTGAATAAATTAGGACGCATTGCATTAAAGACATTCTTATGGATTGTCGGCTCTATTATAGCCTTACTTTTACTTATTGTTTTTCTGATCCGGCTCCCTGCAGTTCAAAACTTTGTGGTGGGCAAAGTGACGAATTATGTCGAAGGCAAAATCGGCACACCTGTACGTATAGGGTATATTAAAATAGGATTTCCTAAGGATCTGGTGCTGGAGAATGTCTATTTAGCTGATCAGACCAAAGATACACTGGTATCTGCAGAAGAGCTCAAAGTAGATATCGACATGTTCAAATTACTCAAAAACACCGTCGAAATTCAGGAAATATCTTTAAAAGGAGCTACCGCAAAAATAAGCCGCAGTCTGCCAGACAGTGCGTTTAATTTTGACTACATTGTAAAAGCATTTTCATCGGAGAAAGAAAGTACCGCTACAGCAGACACCACATCTGCTATGGTATTTAATATTGAAAAAGTAAATTTTGATAAAATCCGGTTTATTTACAAAGATGATGTCATCGGTACAAGAGCTGAAATTAATCTCGGTCACTTCGACACCCGTATCAAGACCTTTGACCTGACCAAAAATATGACTTTTGATATGCCGGTCGTCAATATTGACGGACTGACAGCAATTGTAAATCAATGGTCGCCTATGACCGACACCAATCGCCCCAAGGCCGAAGATTTCGGAATAACAGATCCTTCTGTGAAAGAAGCCTCTCTCCTACCCAATGTAGGCATCAAAACCGCCAATCTAAAGAATATTGATGTACGCTACAGTGATTCATCATCCGCAATGGATACCCGCTTTAATATCAATGACCTTGTAGCAAGTATACATGAAATTGATCTTAATAAGGAAATTGTCACGTTAGATAATATAAAACTGGATGGCTCGGATTCAAAAGTTTTGTTTGGAAAGATCAACAAAAAGCCTGAAGTAAAAACGACAAAAGATTCTACTGCTGCGACTTCTTCGAATAACTGGATTGTATCTGCAAATGAAATTGTCATCAATAAGACCAATTTCCTGTTTAAAGATGATAATCAGGCCCGTATGAAAGGTTTCGATTATGGCAATATAAAAATTCAGGGCCTGTCCGGAGATCTTAAAGATCTGTTCTACTCTGCAGATTCTCTGTCCGGATCCTTATCCATGCTAAAAGCTAAAGATCACTCCGGATTTGAGATTAAACAACTATCCGGTGATTTTGTATACACCAATACCGGTGCGATAATCAAAAATCTGTACGCAGAAACACCCAATACCTTATTAAGAGATTATATTAAAATCTCCTACCCTTCTCTGGATATCATCAGTACACAGCCTGAGAAACTGACATTGGAAGCGAATATCCGCAAGAGTCGCGTAGGTATGAAAGATATCCGCTATTTTGCTCCCTTTCTGGATACCATGCAAGTCATGAAACCACTGATGACCAAAACCTTCTTTATTGACGGGCGTGTCAAAGGCCGGATGAATGACCTGCAGATCCCAACGCTGGAATTCAAAACACTCAACCGCACGCATATTATTGCCAGTGCGCATATTACAGGTTTACCTGACCCGGAAAAAATGAACATTGATCTGCGCCTGAAAAAATTAACTACAGGACGCCGTGATCTGGAGCAACTGATTGCAAAATCTATGCTTCCGGACAGTATACAATTGCCCAATTCGATCGGACTGACAGGTACATTCAAAGGAGGAATGAAAGGGTTTGATGCAGATCTGAAACTGAAGACAGAGCAGGGAAATGCCTCGTTTGACGGCAAACTCAATATGGCAGGACGTGACACCTCCTATGATGCACGGGTACGTATCGAGGATTTCAACCTAGGGCATCTGTTAAAGATGGATTCCACACTGGGTATACTTGCCTTTGATGCTGATGTGAAAGGACATGGCCTCAATCCTAAAACTATGCAGGCCGATGTAAAAGGAAAACTCCTGCGCCTGGACGCTATGGGATACCGCTATCAGAATATTGACCTTGATTTACTGGCCAACAAAGGAGATATCGGCGCCACAATCAGCAGTAGCGATCCAAATCTGGATCTTCATATGAATGCTAATGCAGATATGCGCGGAAAATATCCAAAGGTAAATATGGAAATGATGATCGACAGCATCAATTTCAAAAACCTCAAACTCATGACAGAGGATCTGCGTTATCATGGTAAGATCGTTGCTGATTTTGAAACTGCAGACCTTAATTTCTTAAACGGCCGTATTGACATTGTCAATTCGTCTATCGCCTATAACAATGATCGTTTTGTGCTGGATAGTGTTTCTATGATTGCTAAAGCAGACACCAGCCGTAATATGCTGACCTTGCAATCTGAATTCCTGAAAGCTCACCTCGTGGGTAAATATCAGCTTACCGAACTCGGAAGTGCAATGCAGGATATTCTGCGGGTATATTATCAGCCGAATGCCAACCCTACAAAAATACCTCCGTATTCACCTCAAAACTTTGAGTTTAGTGCGCAACTGAACAATTCGCGATTTATTCGTGACTTCTTTCCTGATCTGGAAGAACTGAGACCCGTAACACTGGATGGTACATTTGATAGTCAGACCAAATCTATCCTGGCAAAACTCGTTGCGCCAAAAGTCATCTACGGAGGCACAAAAATTGAAAATGTTTCACTCGATATCAATACCGTAGACAGTACGATGTACTATTCTACGCTTATCAATAAAATTGCGATCAGTAATGTTGAATTGATCAATACCGTATTGAGTGGAAAGGTAATAAAAAACAATCTGGACTTTGGTCTCTGGATAAAAGATAAACAGGAGAAAGAGCAATACTACCTCGGGGCGCAAATGAAAGTCAATGATGATAATTATATCCTCAGTCTACTCGAGAATGGTCTGATGCTGAACTACGAAACGTGGAACATCAACCAGAATAACAGTCTTTCCTTTGGTAAAGCCGGTATCCGGGCACAGGATTTTATTCTGACCAATAAAGGACAGGAACTGAAGATTGTTTCTCAGGATTCATCTCTTAACTCTCCGATCAACTTAAGTTTCAACAATTTCAGAATCGAAACATTCTCCCAAATGCTGGAATCTGAAGCACTGAATCTGGGCGGGGGAATAAACGGAAGTGCTACAATATCCCGTCTTGAAAGTAAGCCTGTTTTTGTTTCTGATCTGACAATAGATAAATTCTATTTCGGGAAAGATACAGTTGGAAATATTGCCATTAAGGTTAATAACGAAAAAGAGAACACTTATGCAGCGGATGTGAGCATCACAGAAAATGGCAATAATGTACGTCTTCTTGGAGAATATATAAGTCCTCCGGATGGCAAGTCCACTTTTCAGGCAACTCTGGACCTCAAACCACTAAAAATGAAAACGGTCGAGGCATTCAGTCTGGGCTACCTTCAAAATACAGAAGGGAATCTCGAAGGAACACTTAATATCAGTGGCACTACAGCCGATCCGAGTATAAAAGGTGATCTGGTATTCCAGGATGCACGGCTGAACATCACCATGCTTAATGCCGACTTTTATATGGACGACCAGACCATTTCATTCAATGATCAGGGTCTTGCATTCAAAGAATTTAATATTAAAGATAAGAGAGGAAATACAGCCAGAATCAACGGTTCTATCCTGACAAAAGATTACACAGACTTTGATTTCAATCTCAATCTGAATACAAATGATTTTACTGTAGTCAACTCTACCCGCGAGGATAACGATCTGTTCTACGGTAAACTATTTGTGACTTCCAATCTTCGCATCAGAGGGGATATGCACAAACCTGTGGTGGACGGTAATATCAAAGCAAATGACAAAACTGATTTCGTATTTATCGTTCCTAATGATAATCCGGGAATGGTACAGCGGGATGGGGTAGTCGAATTTGTAAATAAAAGTGATACTTCAGCAGCCAATATATTTGCAAAGCTCGATTCCATGACCACTACATCACACCTTTCAGGAATAGATCTTACCCTGAATCTGCAAACGGATAAAGAGGCTAAATTCAAGATCATCATGGATGAAGGTTCCAAAGATGCGCTGAATATACAGGGAACAGCCGAATTGAACATGGGAATTGATGCCAGCGAGAAAATCACGATGTCAGGTACCTTCACCGTAGAAAAAGGAGATTATTCCTTCAGCTTCGGTCCGCTCAGCAAAGAATTTGGTTTTGAAAAAGGCAGTACCATTACCTGGAACGGCGATCCGCTGGATGCACAACTGGCCATTACAGCTCTTTATACAAATAAATTTCCGACACTGGAACTTGTACAGAATCAGATCGGTACCGAAAGCGCCAACTTATACAAACAACGGATTCCATTTGCTGTAAAACTGTTACTGACCGGTGAGTTGTTCAAACCGAACATTAACTTTGACATTGATCTCGATGAGAAAAATGCTATCGTTTCGCAGGATGTGGTGAGTAAAGTCAACATTGCACTGACGGCTCTTCGTGAAGATCAGTCTGAATTGAACAAGCAGGTCTTCTCCCTAATTATACTAGGTCGCTTTATGGCTTCCAATCCATTTGAAAGTTTGTCCGGAGGTGGTGGTGTAGAGGGTACTGCCCGTAATACCATGAGCTCCTTCCTGAGCGGGCAGTTAAATGCACTGGCTTCCGACCTTATAAAAGGTGTAGAACTTGATTTTGGTCTGGAATCGTCACAAGATTATCTGACCGGATCCGGCAATACGCGTACTGACCTCAATATCGGTGTATCTAAAATGCTGTTTGACGATCGTCTGAAAATTACAATCGGTTCTAACTTTGAGGTCGAAGGAAGTTCCAGACCGGGAGAACAGGCCAACAATATTGCAGGTGATATTTCTTTGGATTATCAGCTTTCACAGGACGGAAGATATTTTGCACGTGTATACCGCAAAAATCAGTATCAGGCAACGCTGCAGGGACAATTTGTAGAGACAGGGATTGGTTTCATTATCAATATGGACTATAATAAGTTCAGAGAGATATTTATGAATACCAAGCAACTGCAGAATTATTACGACACCGAAAGTAAAGGATTCAGAAGAAGATTTGATGTAGAGCGTATGGATAAGGATTCGGTATACAGGGATAGCGTAAGAGCAGTAATACGGGATAGTCTGATGCAAAACAGCCCCGAGTACCGTAAACGTCAGGAGAAAAAACTTCAGGAGCAGCAGCAGCTTAAGAAAGATTCACTGGACAAATCCGGTAAAAATGATACAAACCACAAAAAGACAGATACTTTAAAATCAGCTATTCGTAATGAAGAAGAGGAAAGGAGACAAAATGCAAAAGGGTAA